The following proteins come from a genomic window of Lycium ferocissimum isolate CSIRO_LF1 chromosome 4, AGI_CSIRO_Lferr_CH_V1, whole genome shotgun sequence:
- the LOC132054219 gene encoding (+)-neomenthol dehydrogenase-like, giving the protein MIDPFIPLLLLSPSPRVVNVSSLLGKIKLVSNEWAIKTLSDGVGLTAEKVDEVLNEFLKDFKEGLLKEKGWPTNIAAYRVSKAAMNAHTRILAQKYSSICVNCICPGYTKTDITCNTGPLTPQDAAEGPILLALLPEDGPSGQFFYQKNILTTF; this is encoded by the exons ATGATTGATCCCTTTATTCCACTACTCCTCTTGTCTCCTTCACCAAGAGTTGTTAATGTTTCTTCTTTGCTTGGAAAGATAAAG CTGGTATCAAATGAATGGGCCATAAAGACTTTAAGTGATGGAGTAGGCCTTACAGCAGAAAAAGTGGATGAAGTACTCAATGAGTTTCTTAAGGACTTCAAGGAGGGCCTATTAAAAGAAAAGGGCTGGCCCACTAATATCGCAGCTTATAGAGTCTCAAAAGCAGCCATGAATGCACACACAAGAATTTTGGCCCAAAAGTACTCTTCCATATGTGTCAACTGCATTTGCCCAGGCTATACCAAGACAGACATTACTTGTAATACTGGGCCTTTGACTCCACAAGATGCTGCTGAAGGCCCAATACTTCTCGCCCTTTTGCCTGAAGATGGGCCTTCTGGCCAGTTCTTTTACCAGAAAAACATTCTGACAACATTCTGa